In one Vibrio sp. VB16 genomic region, the following are encoded:
- a CDS encoding ammonium transporter, whose product MELLTTVTELRYALDTFFFLISGALVMWMAAGFAMLEAGLVRSKNTTEILTKNFVLYAIACTMFLLIGYNIMYVDNTEGGIIPSIGALIGSQAEGADHSLESDFFFQVVFVATSMSVVSGAVAERMKLWAFLIFSVVLTGVIYPVEGYWTWGGGFLAAAGFSDFAGSGIVHMAGAAAALAGVLLLGARKGKYGKNGEVHPIPGSNMPLATLGTFILWFGWFGFNGGSQLMLSDFENATAVGQIFLNTNAAAAAGAIAALLVCKTTWGKADLTMILNGALAGLVAITADPLSPSPVAAIIIGVVAGALVVFSIIAFDKIKIDDPVGAISVHGVCGLFGLLVVPVSNADATFGAQLLGAAVIFAWVFGASLVVWAVLKATTGIRVTEDEEMEGMDMHDCGVGAYPEFVSLK is encoded by the coding sequence ATGGAACTATTAACTACAGTAACTGAACTTCGTTACGCACTGGACACTTTTTTCTTCTTAATTTCAGGTGCGTTGGTCATGTGGATGGCAGCCGGTTTTGCCATGCTAGAAGCGGGTCTTGTTCGTTCAAAGAACACCACTGAAATTTTAACTAAGAACTTCGTACTTTATGCTATCGCTTGTACCATGTTCTTGTTGATTGGCTACAACATTATGTATGTAGATAATACTGAAGGTGGCATCATTCCTTCGATTGGTGCACTCATCGGTTCACAAGCTGAAGGCGCAGATCACTCTCTAGAATCAGATTTCTTCTTCCAAGTTGTCTTCGTGGCGACATCAATGTCAGTGGTTTCTGGTGCGGTTGCTGAACGTATGAAACTATGGGCATTCTTAATCTTCTCTGTTGTTCTTACCGGGGTTATCTATCCTGTTGAAGGATACTGGACTTGGGGTGGTGGTTTCCTTGCTGCTGCTGGTTTTAGTGATTTTGCTGGTTCAGGTATTGTACACATGGCTGGTGCCGCTGCTGCGTTAGCGGGTGTATTGCTACTCGGTGCTCGTAAAGGGAAATATGGTAAGAACGGTGAAGTTCACCCAATTCCTGGTTCAAATATGCCACTTGCGACACTCGGTACATTTATCCTTTGGTTCGGTTGGTTCGGCTTTAACGGTGGTTCTCAGTTAATGCTTTCTGACTTCGAAAACGCGACGGCGGTAGGTCAAATATTCCTAAACACGAATGCTGCCGCAGCCGCAGGTGCTATCGCCGCTCTACTGGTGTGTAAAACAACATGGGGTAAAGCAGACCTAACGATGATTTTGAATGGTGCATTAGCCGGTCTTGTCGCTATTACCGCTGACCCACTATCACCATCACCTGTTGCCGCGATTATCATCGGTGTAGTGGCAGGCGCGCTCGTTGTATTCTCTATTATCGCGTTTGATAAAATCAAGATTGATGATCCCGTTGGTGCTATCTCTGTACACGGTGTATGTGGTCTATTTGGTTTATTGGTTGTTCCTGTAAGCAATGCGGATGCAACATTTGGAGCCCAGCTTCTCGGTGCGGCAGTTATCTTTGCTTGGGTATTCGGAGCAAGTCTAGTGGTTTGGGCTGTACTGAAAGCGACAACGGGTATCCGAGTGACGGAAGACGAAGAGATGGAAGGCATGGACATGCACGACTGTGGCGTTGGTGCTTACCCAGAGTTTGTTTCTCTAAAGTAA
- the lysS gene encoding lysine--tRNA ligase, with product MTEQVQQPNVEENKLIAERRAKLDNIRTNCKANGHPNDFRRDSLAGDIQAQFGEKTKEELEELSLTVAIAGRIMAKRGPFLVIQETSGRIQAYAAKPVQNELKEKYQGLDIGDIVGVKGVLHKSGKGDLYVNMEEYVLLTKALRPLPEKFHGLTDQEMRYRQRYVDLIVNEDSRTAFIIRSKLVTAIRNFMIYKQFMEVETPMMHVIPGGAVARPFITHHNALDIDMYLRIAPELYLKRLVVGGFDRVFEINRSFRNEGLSPRHNPEFTMMEFYMAYADYNDLMDLTEEMLRTVSLEVLGATSMPYGEELVEFGGTYPRMSMLEAIKQYSPERADIQSMTYDHVQDRDFMVNIAKSLHINVEPFWTCGQLLEEIFGETAEPQLMQPTFITEYPADISPLARRNDDNTFITDRFEFFIGGREVANGFSELNDAEDQDARFKAQLDAKDAGDDEAMYYDADYITALEHGLPPTAGQGIGIDRLVMLFTNTHTIRDVILFPAMRPQA from the coding sequence CAATTCGGTGAAAAAACGAAAGAAGAGCTAGAAGAGTTGAGTCTAACTGTTGCTATTGCTGGTCGTATTATGGCTAAGCGTGGTCCATTTTTAGTGATTCAAGAAACCTCTGGCCGCATTCAAGCTTACGCTGCGAAACCGGTTCAAAATGAATTAAAAGAAAAATATCAGGGCTTAGATATCGGAGATATCGTTGGCGTAAAAGGTGTTCTACATAAATCAGGTAAAGGTGATCTTTACGTGAATATGGAAGAGTATGTATTGCTGACAAAAGCATTACGTCCATTGCCTGAAAAATTCCACGGTTTAACCGACCAAGAGATGCGTTACCGTCAGCGTTACGTTGACCTTATTGTGAACGAAGACTCTCGTACCGCTTTCATTATCCGTTCTAAGCTGGTCACTGCAATTCGTAATTTCATGATTTATAAGCAGTTCATGGAAGTAGAAACACCAATGATGCATGTTATCCCTGGTGGTGCAGTTGCACGTCCATTTATCACCCATCACAATGCGTTAGATATCGATATGTATCTCCGCATTGCACCTGAGCTGTATTTGAAGCGTTTAGTCGTAGGTGGTTTTGATCGCGTATTTGAAATTAACCGTAGTTTCCGTAATGAAGGGCTTTCTCCACGACATAACCCAGAATTTACTATGATGGAATTCTACATGGCGTACGCAGATTACAATGACCTTATGGATCTGACCGAAGAGATGCTGCGTACGGTGTCTTTAGAGGTACTTGGTGCGACTTCAATGCCTTACGGGGAAGAATTGGTAGAGTTTGGCGGCACATATCCTCGAATGAGTATGTTAGAAGCGATTAAACAGTACAGCCCAGAACGCGCTGACATACAGTCGATGACCTATGATCACGTACAAGATCGTGATTTTATGGTGAATATTGCTAAGTCTTTACATATCAATGTTGAACCATTCTGGACATGTGGACAACTGCTTGAAGAGATCTTTGGTGAAACGGCTGAACCACAACTGATGCAGCCAACGTTCATCACAGAGTATCCAGCAGATATCTCGCCACTTGCTCGTCGTAATGATGATAATACCTTTATTACCGATCGTTTTGAGTTCTTTATTGGTGGTCGTGAAGTGGCTAACGGCTTCTCTGAGCTTAATGATGCAGAAGATCAAGATGCTCGGTTTAAAGCACAGCTAGACGCAAAAGATGCTGGTGATGATGAAGCGATGTACTACGACGCAGACTATATCACGGCTCTAGAACACGGTTTACCGCCAACAGCTGGTCAAGGTATTGGAATCGACCGTTTAGTGATGCTGTTTACTAACACGCATACTATTCGCGACGTTATCTTATTCCCAGCAATGAGACCGCAAGCGTAA
- the glnK gene encoding P-II family nitrogen regulator, whose translation MKLINAIIKPFKLDDVREALSDVGIEGMTVSEVKGFGRQKGHTELYRGAEYQVDFLPKVKLEIATQAENVDRVIEAVSKAAHTGKIGDGKIFVYDLSQVVRIRTGEMDSEAL comes from the coding sequence ATGAAACTAATTAACGCCATTATAAAACCATTCAAATTAGACGACGTTCGTGAAGCTTTATCGGATGTTGGTATTGAAGGTATGACGGTCTCCGAAGTTAAAGGCTTTGGTCGTCAAAAAGGACACACAGAACTTTACCGTGGTGCCGAGTATCAAGTGGACTTTCTACCGAAAGTAAAACTGGAAATCGCCACTCAAGCTGAAAACGTAGATCGCGTAATTGAAGCGGTAAGCAAAGCTGCACACACAGGAAAAATTGGAGACGGTAAGATTTTCGTTTATGACTTAAGCCAAGTTGTACGTATTCGTACTGGTGAAATGGATAGTGAAGCACTTTAA
- a CDS encoding Fe(3+) ABC transporter substrate-binding protein, producing the protein MKKVLSLSALALISISSPTFAAEEVNVYSYRQPFLVEPMFNEFTKETGIKVNVKFAKKGLAEKLQQEGEYSPADVILTTDISRLAELVEKDVVQPVQNDVIEQNVPTQYRDSKDEWFALTLRSRNVYSSRDRVGKLGAEFDYADLANPEYKGKICTRSGKHAYNVSLVSAMIAHKGEAETKTWLEGVKANLARKPQGNDRGQVKAIKEGLCDVSLGNSYYLGKMVNDKEQKAWADAVYINYPNQNTTGTHVNVSGMAMAKYSPNKENAVKLMEFLTGDIAQKMYAEVNFEYPVKEGVKRSELVASWGDFKADDLALEEIAANHSKAVKLLDEVKFDL; encoded by the coding sequence ATGAAAAAAGTGCTATCTCTTTCTGCCCTAGCTTTGATTTCTATTAGCTCACCTACTTTTGCTGCCGAAGAGGTAAATGTTTATTCTTATCGTCAACCGTTCTTGGTTGAACCAATGTTTAACGAATTTACTAAAGAAACAGGCATCAAAGTTAACGTTAAATTTGCTAAGAAAGGTTTGGCAGAGAAGCTACAACAGGAAGGTGAGTATAGCCCTGCAGATGTAATTTTAACGACGGACATTAGCCGCTTAGCGGAATTAGTTGAAAAAGATGTCGTTCAGCCAGTGCAAAATGATGTGATTGAACAAAACGTTCCAACACAATACAGAGACAGCAAAGATGAGTGGTTCGCTCTAACGCTACGCAGCCGTAATGTCTATTCTTCTCGCGATCGTGTGGGTAAGTTGGGTGCGGAATTTGATTATGCAGATTTAGCGAATCCAGAATATAAAGGTAAAATTTGTACACGTTCTGGTAAGCATGCTTACAACGTTTCCCTTGTTTCTGCGATGATAGCGCATAAGGGTGAAGCTGAAACCAAAACTTGGTTAGAAGGTGTCAAAGCGAATCTAGCACGTAAACCTCAAGGTAACGATCGTGGTCAAGTAAAAGCGATCAAAGAAGGTTTATGTGATGTTTCATTAGGAAATAGCTATTACCTAGGTAAAATGGTTAACGATAAAGAGCAAAAAGCATGGGCTGATGCAGTTTATATTAACTACCCGAATCAAAATACCACCGGTACTCATGTCAATGTAAGCGGCATGGCAATGGCTAAGTATTCTCCAAACAAAGAGAATGCGGTAAAACTGATGGAATTCCTAACTGGCGATATTGCTCAAAAAATGTATGCTGAAGTGAACTTCGAATACCCAGTTAAAGAAGGTGTGAAGCGATCTGAACTTGTCGCATCTTGGGGTGATTTTAAAGCAGATGATCTTGCATTAGAAGAGATAGCCGCCAATCATAGTAAAGCGGTAAAATTATTGGACGAAGTGAAGTTTGACCTTTAA
- a CDS encoding MFS transporter: MSSYLHFIRQQWPLLSFGFLTVFIGNVGQSFFLSWFGADIQNDLALSATDYGMIYAIATLCSSMTIMFVGGLVDKWNVRRFVTLVAVILVIACVVMSYVISPIMLFFAFYMLRLTGQGLLPHTAQTTMIRSYSHQRGKAISLASSGVALGEVILPIIVVLLISWLGWRSSWLVFAMIVAFAYLPLAHILLAKSPHIKPNVKKTNVQGQADNKSGRRHVLSDWRFWAILPAVMAAPFVVTGVFIQQNFLLTQKEWAPSLLANSFIAYGIMHWLSSMVTGSLVDKYSAKHLLPFMIIPLFFGLCVLSVFNQSWSAVVFMTLFGMGIGVSGPVINALWAEVYGTENIGAIRSMMTSLMIFATAAAPWIFGFFIELGWSERTLFGALSMVIFCIGMMVLPAYRAYLKR, from the coding sequence ATGAGCAGCTATCTCCATTTCATTCGCCAGCAATGGCCGTTATTGTCATTTGGTTTTTTGACCGTGTTCATTGGAAATGTCGGACAATCTTTCTTTTTAAGTTGGTTTGGCGCAGACATCCAGAACGACTTAGCCTTGTCGGCGACTGATTACGGAATGATATATGCTATCGCAACGCTTTGTAGCAGCATGACTATTATGTTTGTTGGCGGGTTAGTCGATAAGTGGAATGTTCGTCGTTTTGTTACGCTTGTCGCCGTCATATTAGTGATAGCTTGTGTCGTTATGTCTTACGTTATTTCTCCCATCATGCTGTTCTTTGCTTTTTATATGTTGAGATTAACGGGGCAAGGGTTACTTCCTCATACCGCACAGACCACTATGATTCGTTCATATTCTCATCAAAGAGGAAAAGCGATTAGCTTAGCGTCTAGTGGTGTCGCATTAGGTGAAGTGATTTTACCTATCATTGTTGTGCTATTAATCAGCTGGCTAGGTTGGCGTTCAAGCTGGCTAGTTTTTGCAATGATAGTGGCTTTTGCTTACTTACCGCTTGCTCACATTCTGTTGGCTAAATCGCCTCACATTAAACCTAATGTTAAAAAAACCAATGTTCAGGGACAAGCGGATAATAAAAGCGGTCGGCGACACGTGTTATCAGATTGGCGATTTTGGGCGATTTTACCCGCTGTTATGGCTGCGCCTTTTGTCGTGACTGGCGTGTTTATACAGCAAAATTTTCTGTTAACTCAAAAAGAGTGGGCACCCAGCTTATTGGCAAACAGTTTTATTGCTTACGGTATCATGCATTGGTTAAGCTCGATGGTGACCGGAAGTTTGGTAGACAAGTACAGTGCGAAGCATTTACTTCCTTTCATGATCATCCCTTTGTTTTTTGGATTATGTGTACTTTCCGTATTCAACCAAAGCTGGTCAGCCGTTGTATTTATGACGTTATTTGGTATGGGAATTGGGGTGTCGGGTCCAGTGATAAACGCACTGTGGGCTGAAGTTTATGGAACCGAAAACATCGGTGCAATCCGTTCTATGATGACCTCACTGATGATTTTTGCTACCGCCGCCGCGCCGTGGATTTTCGGTTTCTTCATCGAACTTGGATGGAGTGAGCGCACACTATTTGGTGCACTTTCAATGGTTATTTTCTGTATTGGAATGATGGTACTGCCTGCTTACCGAGCGTATCTAAAGCGATAA
- a CDS encoding YacL family protein → MEYQFVKGLTGEYRIKCSMGHEVIGRWLEQEIYTDKVRIASLLVAIEQIKSEDSQEYSLLGKEISIVIRRDEVTVQENALAHEDDTLHDSEFDFYDCESDAGCGFEDFEQLIQSWCDFIKYNAK, encoded by the coding sequence ATGGAATATCAATTTGTTAAAGGTTTAACTGGTGAGTACCGCATTAAGTGCAGTATGGGTCACGAAGTAATTGGTCGTTGGTTAGAACAAGAAATATATACCGATAAAGTCCGTATTGCGTCACTACTGGTGGCAATAGAGCAGATAAAATCAGAAGATTCCCAAGAGTATTCGCTGCTCGGTAAAGAAATCAGCATTGTAATTCGACGAGACGAAGTGACCGTCCAAGAAAACGCATTAGCGCATGAAGATGATACGTTGCATGACAGCGAATTCGATTTTTATGACTGTGAGAGCGATGCCGGTTGTGGTTTCGAAGACTTTGAGCAACTCATCCAGTCTTGGTGTGATTTCATCAAGTATAACGCTAAGTAA
- a CDS encoding AraC family transcriptional regulator, translated as MNISECHKKQIKRVCDYISSNLDDDMSLEMLSRVAACSKFHFHRIFKSYMGLSVIQFVQLSRMKRASFRLVFEPEQSITNIAYEAHFDSPEAFSRAFSRIFEQSPSQFRRRPEWPFWHSKYEFNPPINGDKIMDVNVIDFDERPVALIEHKGNPQKVYDTASKFIAWRKSTGLSPIKNNETFGVPYGDPNDTVEESFRFEICGSHEGAVPENEFGVKAGIIPSGRCALAIHHGSHDSISDTVYYLYQQWLPKSGQDLRDFPCFFQYMNFVHEVNENELITKIYLPLA; from the coding sequence ATGAATATTTCTGAATGCCATAAAAAACAGATAAAAAGAGTTTGCGACTATATAAGTAGTAACTTAGATGACGATATGTCACTTGAAATGCTAAGCCGCGTTGCGGCATGCTCAAAATTTCATTTTCATCGTATTTTTAAATCATATATGGGATTAAGCGTTATCCAATTTGTTCAGCTTAGTAGAATGAAACGTGCTTCGTTTCGGTTAGTGTTTGAACCAGAACAAAGTATTACAAATATCGCCTATGAAGCTCATTTCGATAGCCCAGAAGCATTTTCTCGTGCATTTTCAAGGATATTTGAGCAATCGCCTTCTCAATTTAGACGTCGTCCGGAGTGGCCATTTTGGCACTCAAAATATGAATTTAATCCACCTATTAACGGAGATAAAATAATGGACGTTAACGTTATCGATTTTGACGAAAGACCTGTTGCCCTTATAGAACACAAAGGTAATCCTCAAAAGGTTTATGATACGGCGAGTAAGTTTATCGCATGGAGAAAATCTACTGGTCTATCCCCTATTAAGAACAATGAAACCTTTGGTGTTCCCTACGGTGACCCAAATGATACCGTAGAAGAAAGTTTTCGATTTGAGATCTGTGGAAGCCATGAAGGTGCTGTCCCAGAAAATGAGTTTGGCGTAAAGGCGGGTATCATTCCATCGGGTCGATGTGCTTTGGCAATTCATCATGGTAGCCATGATTCCATAAGCGACACAGTCTATTATTTATACCAACAATGGTTGCCAAAAAGTGGCCAAGATCTAAGAGATTTCCCTTGTTTTTTCCAATATATGAACTTTGTTCATGAAGTGAATGAAAACGAATTAATCACAAAGATCTACCTACCGTTGGCCTAA